A genomic segment from Glycine soja cultivar W05 chromosome 20, ASM419377v2, whole genome shotgun sequence encodes:
- the LOC114403701 gene encoding protein ETHYLENE INSENSITIVE 3-like encodes MMMFEDMGFCGDLDMFSAPLGEGDITTRQTEPEVIVEDDYSDEEIDVDELERRMWRDKMRLKRLKEQSKPKEGIDAVKQRQSQEQARRKKMSRAQDGILKYMLKMMEVCKAQGFVYGIIPEKGKPVTGASDNLREWWKDKVRFDRNGPAAITKYQADNAIPGKNDGCNPIGPTPHTLQELQDTTLGSLLSALMQHCDPPQRRYPLEKGVPPPWWPNGNEEWWPQIGLPKDQGPPPYKKPHDLKKAWKVGVLTAVIKHMSPDIAKIRKLVRQSKCLQDKMTAKESATWLAIINQEEALARELYPDYCPPLAASSGGSGSMVINDCNEYDVEGGDDEPNFDVEDRKPENLHAPNLGMDRMMGRLPSFPIKGEAVTNLDFIRKRKISGDFNMIMDQKIYTCEQPQCPYSEIHHGFADRNSRDNHRLSCPYRGSASTDYGGSNFHVNEAKPVIFPQQSFVQPKPTTTPSVVNLVPSVIDLTGLGVPEDGKKMITDLMSIYDTNVQSNKNLSSSNHVSAENPNLPQPGIQQQHDNFFRSQGISMEGNFFEEANMSNNNHHMFAREEGQFDRFKALNAPPFETNHNNNNFHLMFGSPCDLASFDFKEDMQGGVVGMDALQKQPDISIWYQ; translated from the coding sequence ATGATGATGTTTGAAGATATGGGTTTTTGTGGGGATTTGGATATGTTTTCTGCTCCCCTTGGAGAAGGGGACATTACCACCCGGCAAACTGAGCCAGAGGTGATAGTTGAGGATGATTATAGTGATGAAGAAATTGATGTAGACGAGCTCGAGAGGAGGATGTGGAGGGACAAAATGCGTCTGAAGCGATTGAAGGAGCAAAGTAAACCTAAGGAAGGAATTGATGCTGTGAAGCAGAGGCAGTCCCAAGAACAAGCAAGGAGGAAAAAGATGTCAAGGGCTCAAGATGGAATCTTGAAGTACATGCTGAAGATGATGGAGGTTTGTAAGGCCCAAGGTTTTGTCTATGGCATTATTCCAGAGAAGGGAAAGCCAGTGACTGGAGCATCTGATAATCTTCGTGAATGGTGGAAGGACAAAGTCCGGTTTGATCGAAATGGTCCTGCTGCCATAACCAAGTATCAAGCTGATAACGCTATTCCGGGGAAGAATGATGGATGCAATCCGATCGGTCCAACACCACACACCTTGCAAGAGCTGCAAGACACAACCTTGGGTTCTCTCTTGTCAGCACTCATGCAGCACTGTGATCCTCCTCAGAGGCGTTATCCATTGGAGAAGGGCGTTCCTCCACCATGGTGGCCTAATGGTAATGAAGAGTGGTGGCCCCAAATAGGTTTGCCTAAAGATCAAGGTCCTCCACCTTACAAGAAACCTCATGACCTGAAGAAGGCATGGAAAGTTGGTGTTCTGACTGCAGTTATCAAGCACATGTCTCCTGATATCGCAAAAATTCGCAAGCTCGTGAGGCAATCCAAATGCCTTCAAGATAAGATGACAGCCAAGGAAAGTGCAACCTGGCTTGCAATAATCAATCAAGAGGAGGCCTTGGCGCGTGAGCTTTACCCGGATTATTGCCCTCCATTAGCAGCCTCTTCTGGAGGTAGTGGATCTATGGTAATCAATGATTGCAATGAGTATGATGTTGAAGGGGGTGACGATGAGCCAAACTTTGACGTCGAAGATCGCAAACCTGAGAATCTTCATGCACCGAATCTTGGGATGGACAGAATGATGGGAAGACTGCCTTCTTTCCCAATCAAGGGAGAGGCTGTTACAAATTTGGATTTCATTCGGAAGAGGAAGATCTCTGGTGACTTCAACATGATAATGGATCAGAAAATTTACACATGCGAACAACCTCAGTGCCCTTACAGTGAAATTCACCATGGTTTTGCTGACAGAAATTCTAGGGACAACCATCGATTGAGTTGTCCTTATAGAGGCAGTGCTTCAACAGATTATGGAGGTTCAAATTTTCATGTTAATGAGGCAAAGCCGGTCATATTCCCCCAACAGTCCTTTGTTCAACCAAAACCTACTACTACTCCGTCTGTTGTTAACTTGGTTCCATCTGTTATTGATCTAACCGGACTCGGAGTTCCAGAAGATGGCAAGAAAATGATCACTGACCTTATGTCAATCTATGATACAAATGTTCAAAGCAACAAAAATCTAAGTTCCAGTAACCATGTATCTGCAGAAAATCCAAACCTTCCTCAGCCAGGCATTCAGCAGCAACATGACAACTTCTTTCGCAGTCAAGGAATCAGTATGGAAGGAAACTTCTTTGAAGAAGCCAACATGTCCAACAACAATCATCACATGTTTGCAAGGGAGGAAGGTCAATTTGACCGgttcaaagctttgaatgcaccACCCTTTGAGACcaatcacaacaacaacaacttccATTTGATGTTTGGTTCCCCTTGTGATTTGGCATCCTTTGATTTCAAGGAGGATATGCAAGGAGGAGTAGTAGGGATGGATGCTCTTCAGAAACAGCCTGATATCTCTATTTGGTACCAGTGA
- the LOC114401864 gene encoding uncharacterized protein LOC114401864 encodes MCEMIGKYGPGYRPPSYHDIREKLLKQAVQKTDDSLQEFRDEWKRTGCSIMSYGWTDKKRRSICNFLVNSPKGTIFLYSLDTSDISKTTDKVFKMLDDVVKFVGEENVVQVITDNAANFKAAGELLMHTRPHLYWTPCAAHCIDMILEDLEKHLKVHEVTIKKGRNITTYIYGRTMLISMLKKYTNGRDLVRPGMTRFATAYLTLACLHEMKASLMRLFSSEE; translated from the coding sequence ATGTGTGAGATGATCGGGAAATATGGACCTGGCTATAGACCTCCATCTTATCATGATATTAGAGAGAAGCTATTGAAACAAGCAGTCCAGAAAACTGATGATAGTTTGCAAGAGTTTAGGGATGAGTGGAAGAGAACTGGTTGTTCAATAATGTCTTATGGGTGGACAGATAAAAAAAGGCGttcaatttgtaattttttggtGAACAGCCCAAAAGGAACAATATTTCTGTATTCCTTAGACACTTCTGACATCTCAAAAACAACTGACAAAGTTTTTAAGATGTTAGATGATGTTGTCAAATTTGTTGGAGAAGAGAATGTAGTTCAAGTGATTACTGATAATGCTGCAAATTTCAAAGCAGCAGGAGAATTGTTGATGCATACTCGGCCGCATTTGTATTGGACTCCATGTGCTGCCCATTGCATTGATATGATACTCGAGGACTTGGAGAAACATTTGAAGGTTCATGAAGTTACTATAAAGAAGGGAAGAAATATAACAACTTATATATATGGTAGAACAATGCTTATTAGCATGCTCAAGAAGTACACAAATGGTAGGGACTTGGTTAGACCAGGTATGACTAGATTTGCAACTGCTTACTTGACTTTAGCTTGTCTCCATGAAATGAAAGCATCTTTGATGAGGTTGTTCAGTTCTGAGGAGTGA